From Nicotiana tabacum cultivar K326 chromosome 22, ASM71507v2, whole genome shotgun sequence, one genomic window encodes:
- the LOC142175907 gene encoding secreted RxLR effector protein 161-like yields the protein MLGRYQSNPVIDHWKVAKKVLRYLKGTKDCMLMYRRSKHLEAIGYSDSYFVGCIDTRKSTFGYLFQLAEGAISWKSAKQSFIATSTMEEEFVACFEATIHALWLRNFISGLEVVDTITKPLKIYLIILQ from the coding sequence ATGCTAGGAAGATATCAGAGTAACCCGGTAATTGATCACTGGAAAGTTGCAAAGAAAGTATTGAGGTACCTGAAAGGAACGAAGGATTGCATGCTCATGTATAGGAGATCCAAGCATTTGGAAGCTATTGGATACTCGGATTCATATTTCGTTGGATGTATTGACACTAGAAAGTCCACGTTTGGTTATTTGTTCCAATTAGCTGAAGGAGCAATATCATGGAAGAGTGCCAAACAGTCTTTCATTGCGACATCTACGATGGAAGAAGAATTTGTGGCATGTTTTGAAGCCACAATTCATGCATTATGGTTGCGAAATTTTATTTCAGGACTTGAGGTTGTCGACACCATTACCAAGCCACTGAAAATTTACTTGATAATTCTGCAGTAA